TCTTTGCCCTCGCTTTGTCTCTCTTACGTCTTGCAAGTTCGAGTTTCAAAGCTATTGCCTCGGCAAGTTCTGGATAAGCCTTTGAAACGCCTTCAAGGATCGCCATTCCACCTTCGAAATTGTTTTTCGAGATCTCTTCAAAAGCCTCCTTTACATCTTCGGTATAATCAGTTTTTACCCTCTCAGTTGCAGTTTTGTACAAGGTTTTGTACTCTTCCTTGCGTTGGTCGGTCAATTTCTCGTAGATTTTCGAGACCATCTTCCAGTTGCCACAAGATGCTTCCAACTCGAGCAAGAGATGTGGATATTCATCTTGAAAGAGACTCAAAACAGCTCTTGCTCTCGAAAGTTGGTTGTTCCTAATTAAATCCCTCACCACCCTCTCAACTACGTCACTCAACTTTCCACCTCCTTTATTGCATAAGGAATCAGATCTAATAACTCGCTTGTCAACATCGTACCCTCCGAAGAACTGTAATGCTCTGCGGATAATCCATGTAAATACACTGCGCAAACTGAAGCATTCTTAGCATCGACTCCTTGGGCTATCATACCAACTATCATACCAGCAAGCACATCTCCTGTACCTGCTTTGGATAAAGATGTATTACCAGTCAAATTAAAAAACATTCCATCCACAGTTGAAATCAAAGTCGTTGCGCTTTTTAAAACCACTGTGACATTGTATTTGTTTGCAAATTCCTCTGCTAATTTGTAATTGTACCTCACTTCATCGATATTTTTTCCAACTAACCTTGCGAATTCACCTGGATGTGGTGTTAGAACAATTGGTACAGAAACTTTTCGAAGGATTTGGAGATTCTGCGCAAGACAGTTGAGACCATCGGCATCTATGACAACTGGTTTTGTCAAGTTAGCCATGATTCGTTCGAAAAATTCCGATGTATCTGAGTTACAAGTCATGCCTGGTCCAATCACAATAGCATCGGCATTTTCCATCATCTTCAAAGCTATCTGTGAATCCTCCTTGATAAAATGATCGTGATTCACTGCGTGTGCGACTATTCCCGGTTCTTTTGCAATCGCCATCACATCAACAGGAGAACAAGTCAACAGTTGAAGATAACCACAACCAACTCTCAGTGCCGCTATACTCGTTAAAACTGCAGCTCCAGGATAATCTCTGGAACCAGCTATCACCAAAACTTTTCCATAACTACCTTTGTGCGAATCTTTAACACGTCTTGGCAGAATTTTCTTGACCATTTGCTTTGTTATTATTTGTCTTGTGATCTGCTTTGATTCTCTAAGAAATCTGGGGATTCCTATGCTTGCCACTTTGAGTTTTCCACACAATTCTCTGCCTGGATATAGAACATGACAGAGCTTGGGAAGGCCAAAAGTTACCGTCATATCGGCTTTAATGGCGATCCCAAGTATCGCACCTGTGTCGGTCTCAAGACCAGAAGGTACATCAACAGAGACAACATATCTGGAATATAAATTCACCAATTTCATAACCTCTGCTATGGGATCACGAACTTCTCCTTTTATTCCTACTCCTAAAAGAGCATCAACAACTACATCAGCGGATTTTACAAGCTCAGCAAGCTCGTTCAATGTTACATCATTACCCAATTTTCTGACATCGGCACCTATAGCTCTCAATCTTGAGAGATTAGTCAATGATTCTTCTGAGAGTTTTGCCTCATCTCCCACCAAGACAGTAGTCACATAATCTGTGTATTCAAGCAGATCTCTTGCAACAACAAAACCATCGCCACCGTTGTTTCCTGGTCCACACAAGACGAGAAATGAAGAGTTAGTTATATCACCAAGCTCCTGTTCGATAGCCAACACCACAGAAAGCCCCGCGCGTTCCATAAGTATAGATGGTGGGATACCAAATTGTTCGGAACATGCCTTATCGATCTTTCGCATCTCTTGCTCTGTAACGATTTTCAAGATCTCACCTCACCCAGAAATACAAAACTTTGTATATCACATAGTAAAGCTTGATCTTCGACAGATATTTCTTGGAAATATTGTTATCTGCAGCAACCCTTGCCGGACCGGCATTGTAAGCCCTCAATGCGAAGTCCAGATCGCCATCATAAAGATCTATCAAATAATGTAGATATCTAATTCCGACGACAATATTATCTACCACAGAATTGATATCTACTACTAAATTCAATTTTTCTGAAATCCACGCAGCAGTCTCAGGCATCAATTGCATAATACCAATTGCTCCAGCACGAGAGACTGCATGTTCTCTAAAATCACTTTCTACTTTTATCAATGCCATTATTAAAAGCGGGTCAACAGACCCACTGTTATCTTTCACGATAGAATAATATCTCAAAGGAAAATAAGAATAAAAGAAAGCCATTATCAAAAGAAAAAGAACAACTAAAATGATCTTCATTTTGATCATATCTGTAAACATCTCTGAACAAGCAAAACGACATATCCTGCTGGAGCCAAAAAAGTTCCAAAGGGTATCCTTTGCTTCATCAAAAGTTTTCCTTTGTTCTTTATCAAAGCATAAATAATCGCACTCACGGAAGCAAATATCAGAGTGTAGAATGAACTAATAATCCCAAGACTTAGACTCAGAGCAGCCATGAGAATCACATCACCACCACCAAGACCACCTTTATAGAGAAATCCCAAAAGTAACAAAAGACCAGTAACAATTCCTACTCCAAAAAAATTGTAGAGATCCATACCATTTACAAACCACAATAAAAAACTTCCAAATGCAATGAGAAATAAAGTGACATCGGGTATTAACATGAACTCAAGATCGATGAAGGCAATGATAAGTGAGCATGATATTATCAAAGACAAAGCAATAAACTCCAGGGGATTTTTAGTTACATGGGAATTTATCAGATAACAAAATCCATTAGCAAGTTCCACAAATGGATACCTTGGGCTGATCTTAGCTTTGCACTTTCTACACTTTCCTTTGAGCAGAATATAACTCAATACTGGTATATTATCGTACCAAGATATCTCTTCACCACAAGACGGACAGATGGAATAAGTCGGCTTGACAACACTCAAATTCTTCCTTGGTAATCTGTATATGACTACGTTCAAAAAGCTTCCAAACACTATACCCACCACAAAACTCAAGAAATGCCACAAACGCGCATCTCCTCCTCGGACAAAAACTCCGAAAACAGCTCCTTTTTACCATACAGATACCAAAGATTTTGATCTTTCATCTCTTGTATCAATTGCTTTGCTTGCTCTAACTTTCCCTGTTTTAGATATGCCAAGAAAAGAAGTAATTTAAGATGTGCCTTCGCCTTAGTACTATCTTCTAACATTTGATTCACGACCTCTTCCACGACAGAATAGTTACCATGTTTGAGTTGAACTCTACTCCAAACTTCTACATCACTGGCATAAATCGGTCTCATCTTGAGTATCTTTTCTTCCATCTGCTTTGCTTGATCACTTTTACCAGCCAACTTATATGCTTCTGCCAACTCGTAGATCGCTAAGATACTGTTTGAATCGATCTTCAAAAATCTCTCAAGAACATTACATACTCTATCGTACAGGTTCAGCTTCCTGTAAGCTTCCGCGAGCATGAAATAAGTGAACTTATTATCTGGTGCATATTCTATTTCTCTTTCCCAGTAAGATGCTGCTTTTATATAATCTCCAAGGTTATAATATGCTTCGCCAAGTGATGAATACGCTTCAACAAGCCAAGGGTCTATCTCTATCGCTTTATCCAAATATTTTATGCCTTGTTCAAATTCACCTTTCTCGAGTAACAAAGAGCCAAAAAGTTCGTAAGCAGGCGCATAATTTTTGTCCACATCGAGTATGTACTTTATGATTCTAAATGACACTTCGTGGAGATCTTTATCAGCATAATCAAGCGCAAGATCATACAAACCGTTCAAAGAAGCATGGACAAAGTTCTTTGGTGTGATTTTTTTGGATTCCAACCATTCGAGAAGTTCATCAAAACATATCGGGTCATACACCGTTTCATTCAAAAGAGTCACATGGCTTTCAAGGTATTCACAATTCTCAATTTCCTTGGATAGAAGACTCTTACCACCGAAATCTTGCTTCATCAATTGCCAATCTCCCTCGTACATCAAATCTCTCAGAATTATCACAAATGGAGTGTCTGTCGTAATATCGATCTCACGGTCCTGTACCTGCAAGATAATCACCCTTTCCAACGATACCACTCCCCTGCAATATTTGCTTCACCTGTACTTTACATTATACCATGGTTTTTTAAAAAATTCATTCAAGGTCAAATTTACTCAGAACCCTGATTTCATGGGCAGTCGTTAAGCCACCGATGATTATGTTCACATAGTAGGTGAAAAATCTCCATAACAATAGAGTTGCAACAGTCTGTGGTCCAAACAAAAAATTGAAGAACAGAACATACCCACTTTCAGAAACTCCCATCGCCCCTGGTGTTGGAATTAATGAAATCACCAAGAAGAGAACTAATTGAAACATGATGGTATTTATATATGAGCAGTCAATATGTACAGCTTTCGCCACAAAATAGGTTACTGAAACCCTCGCCGCCATCTGACACAATGTCGACAGAAAAGCAAAAGAAAGAAGAGATAGATTGCTCATCGATCTAAGCATGCATTTGTGGAACAATTCAATTTGACTCAGTGTTTTTTCTATGACTTGAGCTTGATCTTTTATCAATCTCAAAAAAACCAACGGTTTTATGAGTCCTTTCACCAACCATTCCACGAGATTTCTGTTGATCGAAAAAACAAGCAGAAAGAAAAGTACGGCACCATTCAAAACAAAGCCAAAGAAAGCAAGAAGGGCAAACTTAGTGATATTTTTGGAGAGAATATCATACGCAGTGTACACACCAAGCACACCAAGAAACGTTATGACCACTTGATAGACAATAAATCTTGAAACAAGAAGCGCTGTCGCTTCTCCATACTCCACACCGCGTTTATTCATGAAAGCGATCTGTGCTGGTTGACCACCAGTGGAGAATGGTGTAATCGCCGAGAAAAAACTTCCAATCAAGGTTGATTTGAAAAGGTAGCTCAGACTAACTCTGGTTTTGTATGAGATAGCAAAAATCTTCACCGTTAATGCTTCTGAAAACCAGTCACAGATTAACAGAAGACCCACTAATATTAACCACTTCGTCGAAATTTTTTTCAGAGTCCTTATTGTTAAAGATATGTCGGTGAAACCGGCTATCAATATTATTATGATGACACTTATCGCAATAATCAAAAGTGATCTTGCAAGATTTCTTCTCAACCTTTGCACCGCCTCAAGACAGATTCATACGTCTTGGTAAGTAACTTACCTATTTCCGAAAGATCCCTCTCGAGAGCCGTTTTCCTACCCTCAGATGCAATCTTAAGTCCAAGACTTTTGTCTGCAACGAGTGCCTTGATAATTTTCTCAAATTCTTCATTTGAATGGCCTTTCATGCAGTTTGTACCATGCCATAGCCAATTTTCATACACAGGTATATCCCGGACAACAACGGGGCATTCACATGAAAGTGCTTCAAGAACAACTATCCCTTCATTTTCTTCGTAGGTCGGAAAGAAAAAAACATCGGCAGCCGAATAGGCTCCTACCAACTCTTCCTGAGATATAAAACCAGGAAATATGACGTTTTCAGGAGGATTTTTCAGTATTTGGCGTATCTCTCTTGGGAGGACACTCGTAATCCTGGCCCCAAACCAGATGAAGGTCAGATCTTTCATTCTGCGTGCAACACTTACAAAATCATGTATACCCTTTCTTTTAAATGGAAAACCCACACCAAGAACTATTGGGCCCTTGATACCAAAACGCTCTCTAAACTTCTGGGCTTTGTCGACATCTTTTTTAAACATCGCCGTGTCAACACCGTTTGATATGACAGTACCAGGTACGTGTATCCCATAATTCCTGATCACAGTTTCAGTATAATGAGTTGGAAAGATCAAATGATCTGCCATTGCATATTTTTTCTTGAGTGAATTACGGGAGACTCTGGCATAAAAATTGCTGAAGATGAAACTGTTCTTAATATCTTCAGCAGTAGTATGAACGTGCCAAATCACCGGTATATTTTTTCTTTTACAGTGTTGTACAACTGTTTTTGCACCAGGACCGACGGTATTCACGTGAGCTATATCGTATTCATCTTCCCAGTCAGATGTGTAATCTAAACCAGCTCTCCTTAGAGCTTCCATTTGATGTTTATATGCCGTACCTATACCAGATTTAGATATCAATCTTGTAGCTTCAGCGTAAAGTAAAACTTTCACTCGTGTCGCCTCCACAAGAAAATCTTGCAAAACTTTCCTTACAGTGATAGAATTTTATCACGTATGGGTGCGTAGCTCAGAGGGAGAGCGCTTCCCTCACGAGGAAGAGGCCGCAGGTTCGATTCCTGCCGCACCCACCATTTAACCAACCTTGACCAATCTCAACCTGTCGCCATATATTTTCTGAACTCTTTCGAAAAGCCATGGATATTCTTTCTGTTTTGAAAGAAGAACTTCTGCATCGGCGCGTGCTTTAAACAAAAGATCTTTATCCCTCACGAGATCTGCCACTTTAAGTTCTGGTAATCCATGTTGCCTCAAACCAAGAAATTCTCCAGGACCACGAATCTTCATATCGTATTCGGCAACTTCAAATCCATTTCTGGTCATTGAAAAATATTTCAATCTTTCTAAAGCTTCTTGTGAAACATTCCCAACAACGAGAAAACAGTATCCCTGTCTCTCGCTTCGCCCAACCCTCCCACGAAGTTGATGAAGTTGTGCAAGTCCAAATCTCTCTGGGTTTTCTATCACGATCGTCGTTGCTCTGGGGATATCTATACCAACTTCTATAACTGTTGTCGAGACCAGGATATCAAATTCCCCCAATGCAAAACTCTCCATTACTTTATCTTTTTCCTGCTGGCTCATTCTACCATGAAGTAGTCCGACCTTGAATTCCTTGAAGATCTCCTCAGAGAGATGTTTGTACATCTGCGTTGCAGCTTTGGCTTCGATTTTGTCAGACTCTTCAATCAATGGATATACTATAAAAGCCTGACCACCTTCCTTTACTTCTCTCTTAACAAAATCGTAGACCTGATCAACTTTAGAGACAGATACAAGAAATGTTTTAACTTCTTTTCTTCCTGGTGGCATCTCATCAATGATCGTCAGATCAAGATCACCATAAATCGTCAAAGCCAAGGTTCTTGGTATAGGTGTGGCAGTCATGACCAACGTGTCAATAGCTTTTCCTTTACTGACAAGGGCTTCTCTCTGTTTTACACCAAATCTGTGTTGTTCATCTATGACAACCAATCCCAAGTTAGCAAAACTCACGTCTTCTTGAATGAGAGTATGTGTTCCAATAACAACAAAGGCTTCTCCGGTAGATATGAGATGTTTCATTTTCTCTTTTTCCTTAGGATTTGTCTCACCAAGCAAAAGAACAGTTCTTATACCTAAATCTTCAAATGCCGGTGCCATCCTTCGATAATGCTGTATGGCAAGTATAGATGTTGGTGCCATGACAGCAGATTGAAAACCAGCCTCAAAATTGTCGATTATTGCAAGTTGAGCAACAACGGTTTTTCCAGATCCAACATCTCCTTGTAACAATCTGCTCATGGGTTTGTTTGAAATCATGTCTCTTCTTATTTGCTGATGTGCGAGAATCTGTGATTTAGTCAATTTGAAAGGTAGTTTCTTTAAAAATCCTTCTGCGATCTTGCCTTGTATATTTTTCTCAATACCCCCGATTTCTTCAAAAGCTTTTCTTGAAAGTAAAAGAGCAAGTTGCATTAAAAAGAGTTCTTCATATGCCAATCTCTCAATGGATTTTTTTAAATGGTACATACTCTTTGGAAAATGCATTCCAAGCAATGCCACAGATACATCGATTAATTTCCTTTTCTCCACCAGCTCAGTAGGTAGTTCATTTTCAAACTGACAAACACACGATATGTTCTCTTTTATTATCTTTCTCAGTTCTCTCTGGCTTATACCTTCAGTCAAAGGGTATACAGGTAAGATTTCAAGGTTAGATGAGTTCTCCTTCAATTCAACTTCTGGGTTGACTATTTCAATCGAACCGAATTGACCACGTTTAGCAGTGCCGGTCACATATACCATTTTGTTCTTCATGGTCTGGAGGATTTTCTGAAGAAATTCCTGATTGAACCACTTGAGTAAAATTTGATTAACACCATCTGAGAGCACTGCCGCAGTTATCGTGATTGAACTCATCTTTTTTGTTTCCACGCTGATGAGTTTACCTAAAGTGGTGATCTTTTCTTCTGATTGAATCTCTGAAATAGGTATAACACGCCTTCGATCTTCATAATCTCTGGGAAAGTAGAAAACCAGATCTTGGAGTGTAACAATTCCGAGTTTTCTCAAAAGTGACTCTCGTTTTGGTCCAACGCCTTTTGCATACTTTATCTCACAATTTGGTTGCTTTACATTATTTGAAAGACTCGGTTTTGAAATTAAATGTTGGTCTCTAAAACGCTCTATCATTCCAATACAATTCTTGAGCCTTTTGAGAGATCTTTGTTGATCAAGTGTATCAACAGGTTTGATGTATTCTACAAGCTGCTCAAGTTTTTCCACAATTTCCTTTTCTTCTAAGATGGGATCTGAAATCAACTCATAATTATCTTGTACAATCTCAATAAATTCATTTATCTGCATTTGACCTTGAATCACTTTTAAAGCATTCTCTTCAAGGGAAGATAAGAATTCCTCAACGAGAACCGGCCGCATCGTGAATAATACTCTCCTTTTCAAGCGGCGCAAAGCCAGAAATTCTCATGTCGAGAAGTTTCTGAATCGAGAAAAGCATAGCGAATACAATCACAAGTATTACTAAACCAGCCACTATTAAAGAACCTTTTTTCATTCTAAGTATCCTATATAAGGGAGATTTCGATATCTTTCCTCGTAATCTAAGCCATAACCAACGAGAAAGACATCTCCCACTTTGAAACCGACAAAATCGATAGGTATACCGTGTTGATATTTCTCCTTCTCTATTAAAGCTGCTATTTTCAAATCTGCTGGTTTATATTTTCTCAAGTACGAAAGTATATACCTGAGTGTATTACCTGTGTCAACGATATCCTCCACAACAAGTACATATTTTCCCTGCAAAGTTTCATCCACCCATGACTTCACACGTATTCTGCCAGTAGATTCAGTCCCTGCATAACTCGATACATGGACAAAGGAGTAATTGACATTCATATTTATGTTCAAAACAAGCTCACTGAAAAAATGTACAGAACCCTTTAGAATACAAATCGCACATAAAGATTCTGTCTTACCGCGATAATAATTTTCTATTTGTTTTGCCATATCTTTGATTTTCCTGCGAACGGTTTCTTCGTCAAATAGAACTTTTAGCTGCACAGAATGCCTCCTCTCAAAGTGTCAGGACATAAACTAATTTTTCCTGATTCTTGATCTGTTTATCAATCTCAAGAATATTATTACTCGTGTATTTTACATTTTCGCACAGTTTTGTGAATTCTTCAACAGGTGCTATATCAAATTTGATGTATTTGGTTTTAAAATGCATTGGGATCGCTATGTGCGGGTTGATTTGGTCAAGTACCCTTTTTGCTTCGGTTGGTCCTATTGTGAAGGTTCCACCAACGGGTAATAACAAAACATCAATAGGCTTGATCTGATCAAGCTGAGCCTGATTCAGAATATGGCCAAGATCACCAAGATGAGCTATCCTGATGTCCTCTACGTCGAAAGTGAAAATTATATTCTGTCCCCTCTTAGTACCGGATTCCGAATCGTGAAAGGTCTTGACTCCTGTGATTTTCACACCTTTAAGCTGACGGATACCTGGGTCTTTTACAAGCTCGAATCTTCCCTTTATCAAGTGATGTGCGTTGTGATCAAAATGTTGATGGCTTTCAGTAATGATGTCCACAACCACATTTGGTATTTTGTACCCAACAGCGCTATCAAAAGGATCGGTGAGTATTTTAACATCACCAGTCTCAATGAGAAAACATGCATGACCAAACCACGTGATTTTCATTTTGAACACCCCCTTGGTTTATCAAATAAATCTTCTCCTATTATCAAGATCTTTCGCGTATCTTTTTCTCATGATTTTTCTAAGGCATCTTTAGCAAAATTATACCAGTAACTTGTGCTGAAACCATAAAGATACTCCGATCGAATTTGATAGCAATTTATAGTAACGAGTGCTATACAATTTATATGCTTTTATATTTATGATAAAAAAATGTCGTTATAAAGATATACACATAACATAGCGAAAATTTAACATAACCCTTGACAAACCACTTGATAGTTCATATAATCGTGTTGGAAACTCACAGGAGGTGAAACGATGAGCGAAAGAGAATATGTTGTCGGTATCGATTTGGGTACGACAAATTCAGTAATAGCTTGGATGAAACCAGATGGATCAATTGAAGTCATACCCAATGCAGAGGGAGGCAGGTTAACACCATCGATAGTTGCCTTTACCAAGACAGGTGAAATAATTGTCGGAGAACCTGCTAAAAGGCAAATGATTCTCAATTCTGAGAGAACTGTCAAATCGATAAAAAGAAAGATGGGTACCGATTACAAAGTAAAGATCGACGACAAACAATACACTCCACAACAGATAAGCGCTTATATTTTGCAAAAGATGAAAAAAGATGCAGAACAATATTTAAATGGAAAAATCAAAAAGGCGGTCATCACATGCCCTGCGTACTTCAACGACGCTCAGAGACAAGCAACCAAAGAAGCAGGACAAATAGCAGGATTTGAAGTGTTGAGAATCATAAACGAACCAACCGCAGCGGCACTCGCATACGGTCTTGACAAGAAAAAAGAACAAAAAGTTCTTGTGTATGACCTTGGTGGAGGAACTTTTGATGTCTCCATACTCGAAATTGGTGAAGGAGTCATACAGGTTGTCGCAACATCTGGGAACAACCATCTCGGCGGAGACGATTTTGATCAGAGAATCGTTGACTGGATGGCTGAAGAGTTCAAAAAACAACATGGTGTAGATCTCAGAGAAGATAGACAAGCCTTACAGAGACTAAGAGATGCGGCAGAGAAAGCCAAGATAGAGCTTTCGAGCAAACTCGAGACCGATATCAGTCTTCCGTACATAACAGCTACAGCCTCTGGACCACTACACCTTGAAATGAGACTGACAAGATCTCTATACGAATCTCTGGTAAAAGACCTGTTCGATATGACCAAAGGACCTGTTGAGAAAGCATTGAATGA
The DNA window shown above is from Thermotoga profunda AZM34c06 and carries:
- a CDS encoding tetratricopeptide repeat protein is translated as MVSLERVIILQVQDREIDITTDTPFVIILRDLMYEGDWQLMKQDFGGKSLLSKEIENCEYLESHVTLLNETVYDPICFDELLEWLESKKITPKNFVHASLNGLYDLALDYADKDLHEVSFRIIKYILDVDKNYAPAYELFGSLLLEKGEFEQGIKYLDKAIEIDPWLVEAYSSLGEAYYNLGDYIKAASYWEREIEYAPDNKFTYFMLAEAYRKLNLYDRVCNVLERFLKIDSNSILAIYELAEAYKLAGKSDQAKQMEEKILKMRPIYASDVEVWSRVQLKHGNYSVVEEVVNQMLEDSTKAKAHLKLLLFLAYLKQGKLEQAKQLIQEMKDQNLWYLYGKKELFSEFLSEEEMRVCGIS
- the recG gene encoding ATP-dependent DNA helicase RecG, with the protein product MRPVLVEEFLSSLEENALKVIQGQMQINEFIEIVQDNYELISDPILEEKEIVEKLEQLVEYIKPVDTLDQQRSLKRLKNCIGMIERFRDQHLISKPSLSNNVKQPNCEIKYAKGVGPKRESLLRKLGIVTLQDLVFYFPRDYEDRRRVIPISEIQSEEKITTLGKLISVETKKMSSITITAAVLSDGVNQILLKWFNQEFLQKILQTMKNKMVYVTGTAKRGQFGSIEIVNPEVELKENSSNLEILPVYPLTEGISQRELRKIIKENISCVCQFENELPTELVEKRKLIDVSVALLGMHFPKSMYHLKKSIERLAYEELFLMQLALLLSRKAFEEIGGIEKNIQGKIAEGFLKKLPFKLTKSQILAHQQIRRDMISNKPMSRLLQGDVGSGKTVVAQLAIIDNFEAGFQSAVMAPTSILAIQHYRRMAPAFEDLGIRTVLLLGETNPKEKEKMKHLISTGEAFVVIGTHTLIQEDVSFANLGLVVIDEQHRFGVKQREALVSKGKAIDTLVMTATPIPRTLALTIYGDLDLTIIDEMPPGRKEVKTFLVSVSKVDQVYDFVKREVKEGGQAFIVYPLIEESDKIEAKAATQMYKHLSEEIFKEFKVGLLHGRMSQQEKDKVMESFALGEFDILVSTTVIEVGIDIPRATTIVIENPERFGLAQLHQLRGRVGRSERQGYCFLVVGNVSQEALERLKYFSMTRNGFEVAEYDMKIRGPGEFLGLRQHGLPELKVADLVRDKDLLFKARADAEVLLSKQKEYPWLFERVQKIYGDRLRLVKVG
- the hpt gene encoding hypoxanthine phosphoribosyltransferase encodes the protein MQLKVLFDEETVRRKIKDMAKQIENYYRGKTESLCAICILKGSVHFFSELVLNINMNVNYSFVHVSSYAGTESTGRIRVKSWVDETLQGKYVLVVEDIVDTGNTLRYILSYLRKYKPADLKIAALIEKEKYQHGIPIDFVGFKVGDVFLVGYGLDYEERYRNLPYIGYLE
- a CDS encoding lytic transglycosylase domain-containing protein, giving the protein MKIILVVLFLLIMAFFYSYFPLRYYSIVKDNSGSVDPLLIMALIKVESDFREHAVSRAGAIGIMQLMPETAAWISEKLNLVVDINSVVDNIVVGIRYLHYLIDLYDGDLDFALRAYNAGPARVAADNNISKKYLSKIKLYYVIYKVLYFWVR
- a CDS encoding bifunctional ADP-dependent NAD(P)H-hydrate dehydratase/NAD(P)H-hydrate epimerase; translated protein: MKIVTEQEMRKIDKACSEQFGIPPSILMERAGLSVVLAIEQELGDITNSSFLVLCGPGNNGGDGFVVARDLLEYTDYVTTVLVGDEAKLSEESLTNLSRLRAIGADVRKLGNDVTLNELAELVKSADVVVDALLGVGIKGEVRDPIAEVMKLVNLYSRYVVSVDVPSGLETDTGAILGIAIKADMTVTFGLPKLCHVLYPGRELCGKLKVASIGIPRFLRESKQITRQIITKQMVKKILPRRVKDSHKGSYGKVLVIAGSRDYPGAAVLTSIAALRVGCGYLQLLTCSPVDVMAIAKEPGIVAHAVNHDHFIKEDSQIALKMMENADAIVIGPGMTCNSDTSEFFERIMANLTKPVVIDADGLNCLAQNLQILRKVSVPIVLTPHPGEFARLVGKNIDEVRYNYKLAEEFANKYNVTVVLKSATTLISTVDGMFFNLTGNTSLSKAGTGDVLAGMIVGMIAQGVDAKNASVCAVYLHGLSAEHYSSSEGTMLTSELLDLIPYAIKEVES
- a CDS encoding lysylphosphatidylglycerol synthase transmembrane domain-containing protein, which codes for MRRNLARSLLIIAISVIIIILIAGFTDISLTIRTLKKISTKWLILVGLLLICDWFSEALTVKIFAISYKTRVSLSYLFKSTLIGSFFSAITPFSTGGQPAQIAFMNKRGVEYGEATALLVSRFIVYQVVITFLGVLGVYTAYDILSKNITKFALLAFFGFVLNGAVLFFLLVFSINRNLVEWLVKGLIKPLVFLRLIKDQAQVIEKTLSQIELFHKCMLRSMSNLSLLSFAFLSTLCQMAARVSVTYFVAKAVHIDCSYINTIMFQLVLFLVISLIPTPGAMGVSESGYVLFFNFLFGPQTVATLLLWRFFTYYVNIIIGGLTTAHEIRVLSKFDLE
- a CDS encoding prepilin peptidase, with product MWHFLSFVVGIVFGSFLNVVIYRLPRKNLSVVKPTYSICPSCGEEISWYDNIPVLSYILLKGKCRKCKAKISPRYPFVELANGFCYLINSHVTKNPLEFIALSLIISCSLIIAFIDLEFMLIPDVTLFLIAFGSFLLWFVNGMDLYNFFGVGIVTGLLLLLGFLYKGGLGGGDVILMAALSLSLGIISSFYTLIFASVSAIIYALIKNKGKLLMKQRIPFGTFLAPAGYVVLLVQRCLQI
- the dnaK gene encoding molecular chaperone DnaK gives rise to the protein MSEREYVVGIDLGTTNSVIAWMKPDGSIEVIPNAEGGRLTPSIVAFTKTGEIIVGEPAKRQMILNSERTVKSIKRKMGTDYKVKIDDKQYTPQQISAYILQKMKKDAEQYLNGKIKKAVITCPAYFNDAQRQATKEAGQIAGFEVLRIINEPTAAALAYGLDKKKEQKVLVYDLGGGTFDVSILEIGEGVIQVVATSGNNHLGGDDFDQRIVDWMAEEFKKQHGVDLREDRQALQRLRDAAEKAKIELSSKLETDISLPYITATASGPLHLEMRLTRSLYESLVKDLFDMTKGPVEKALNDAKLSPRDIDEVILVGGMTRSPMVHRIIQDIFGKEPNKSVNPDEAVAIGAAIQAAILGGEAKEKDIVLVDVTPLTLGIEVKGGLMEPIIPRNTTIPVKKSKIFTTAEDYQTEVEIRVYQGERTMARDNIFLGSFRLVDIPPAPRGVPQIEVTFDIDSDGIVHVSAKDLASNKEQSMVVTGRHKLREEDIKKMMEEAQKYEEQDRRRREEVELKNKADDLAYSVSKSLKEHGDKLPNDLKSRLEQLVNDLRDAINKDDITKVKMLFDDLQRESMKIGQYLYENVRKEQSSSQ
- a CDS encoding glycosyltransferase family 4 protein, giving the protein MKVLLYAEATRLISKSGIGTAYKHQMEALRRAGLDYTSDWEDEYDIAHVNTVGPGAKTVVQHCKRKNIPVIWHVHTTAEDIKNSFIFSNFYARVSRNSLKKKYAMADHLIFPTHYTETVIRNYGIHVPGTVISNGVDTAMFKKDVDKAQKFRERFGIKGPIVLGVGFPFKRKGIHDFVSVARRMKDLTFIWFGARITSVLPREIRQILKNPPENVIFPGFISQEELVGAYSAADVFFFPTYEENEGIVVLEALSCECPVVVRDIPVYENWLWHGTNCMKGHSNEEFEKIIKALVADKSLGLKIASEGRKTALERDLSEIGKLLTKTYESVLRRCKG
- a CDS encoding MBL fold metallo-hydrolase, translating into MKITWFGHACFLIETGDVKILTDPFDSAVGYKIPNVVVDIITESHQHFDHNAHHLIKGRFELVKDPGIRQLKGVKITGVKTFHDSESGTKRGQNIIFTFDVEDIRIAHLGDLGHILNQAQLDQIKPIDVLLLPVGGTFTIGPTEAKRVLDQINPHIAIPMHFKTKYIKFDIAPVEEFTKLCENVKYTSNNILEIDKQIKNQEKLVYVLTL